Proteins from one Deinococcus budaensis genomic window:
- a CDS encoding permease prefix domain 1-containing protein, with amino-acid sequence MTRGVVAQPTPAPLAAYLRRATWGLPRARGQELWDELEDHVLTRVDQLCALGAGPAEALSQALGELGPPSRVSAGMTQVYLMPKLMLSAAAAALALSAALYAGAGGGGEVITLPVLTQRPAKPSCVRGTVPQDVTVVSRQGNVTCYTSNDSLSYRGAFLSLAAVRDALNTQGAQANIVDGRSLDFRLPGGGGGRLNALFTTNGQGYIPASALVNVAAGGPAALTLSGYAAPLMRLGGVQLRFGSGESQTVGRDFYGEVVIALVGRLLPPLPSNTPPDLSVSYNLTGGSLHRVQTGLPAGEVVLMVTRRSAGNDYETDTAEVQPDGSVGLRSGRGKLRFVSSVDQLSPYPSGGRIPALLVRVTNVPLNNLKAGIFTPAQLASDAN; translated from the coding sequence ATGACCCGCGGTGTGGTGGCCCAGCCCACCCCCGCGCCGCTGGCCGCCTACCTGCGCCGCGCGACCTGGGGCCTACCCCGCGCCCGCGGTCAGGAACTGTGGGACGAACTCGAAGACCACGTGCTGACGCGGGTAGACCAGCTGTGCGCGCTGGGCGCAGGCCCCGCCGAAGCCCTCTCCCAGGCGCTGGGCGAACTCGGCCCGCCGAGCCGCGTGAGCGCCGGAATGACCCAGGTGTATCTGATGCCCAAATTGATGCTGTCGGCGGCGGCCGCCGCCCTGGCTCTTAGCGCCGCGCTGTATGCAGGAGCGGGGGGTGGGGGAGAGGTCATCACCCTGCCCGTGCTGACGCAGCGGCCCGCCAAGCCCAGTTGTGTACGCGGTACGGTTCCCCAGGATGTCACTGTCGTGAGTCGGCAAGGGAACGTCACGTGCTACACGTCCAATGATTCGCTCTCCTACCGGGGCGCCTTCCTGAGCCTCGCTGCGGTGCGCGACGCCCTGAACACGCAGGGCGCGCAGGCGAACATTGTGGATGGACGGTCGCTCGACTTTCGGCTGCCGGGGGGTGGCGGCGGGCGCTTGAACGCCTTGTTCACCACGAACGGCCAAGGGTATATCCCTGCTAGCGCGCTGGTGAATGTCGCGGCCGGCGGTCCCGCTGCCCTGACCCTCAGCGGCTACGCGGCTCCTCTGATGCGGCTAGGGGGGGTGCAGTTGCGCTTCGGCAGCGGTGAATCGCAGACGGTGGGACGGGACTTTTACGGAGAGGTGGTAATTGCGCTGGTCGGGCGACTGCTGCCACCCCTACCGTCAAACACGCCTCCAGACCTGTCGGTGAGCTACAACCTGACCGGAGGCTCCCTCCACCGCGTTCAGACGGGCCTGCCTGCGGGCGAAGTGGTGCTGATGGTGACCCGTCGGAGCGCCGGAAACGACTATGAGACAGATACGGCCGAAGTGCAGCCGGACGGCTCGGTCGGGCTTCGCAGCGGCCGGGGCAAGCTCCGCTTCGTCTCCAGCGTGGACCAGCTCTCCCCCTACCCCAGCGGTGGGCGCATTCCGGCCCTCCTCGTCCGGGTTACCAACGTCCCCCTGAATAACCTCAAAGCGGGCATCTTCACCCCCGCCCAGCTCGCCTCCGACGCCAACTAA
- a CDS encoding AzlD domain-containing protein, with the protein MSVLAVIGLMWLATYPVRLLGLSLGRLRLPPFWLAFLRFVPVSVFAALIVPDILGSPEWPRRLVACLVGAGLMWRTRHLALGILGGFAAYWAARLLGL; encoded by the coding sequence GTGAGCGTTCTGGCCGTCATAGGGCTGATGTGGCTGGCGACCTACCCGGTGCGGCTGCTGGGCCTCAGCCTGGGGCGGCTGCGGCTGCCGCCCTTCTGGCTGGCTTTCCTGCGCTTCGTGCCGGTCAGCGTGTTCGCGGCCCTGATCGTGCCCGACATCCTGGGCAGCCCCGAGTGGCCCCGGCGGCTGGTCGCCTGCCTGGTCGGCGCGGGGCTGATGTGGCGCACCCGCCACCTCGCGCTGGGGATTCTGGGCGGTTTCGCGGCGTACTGGGCGGCGCGGCTGCTGGGCCTCTGA
- a CDS encoding MetQ/NlpA family ABC transporter substrate-binding protein: MRPTAPLTALPLAALALASFGLSSGASAGTLRVGATPVPHAEILNFVKPALAKQGVNLVVREFSDYVQPNLALADGSIDVNFFQHLPYLTGFQKNRPLGLVPGAKIHVEPIGVYSRRVTSLKSLKTGATIALPNDPSNSGRALKLLERSGLIRLKKGAGVQATVLDITSNVKRLKFRELEAAQLPRALGDVDAAVINTNYALDAGLNPQRDALLLEDRRSPYANLLVARPATLKNPDYLKLVRALQSPEVKAFLLKKYGGAVVPAF, from the coding sequence ATGCGCCCCACTGCCCCCCTGACTGCCCTGCCCCTCGCCGCCCTCGCTCTGGCCTCCTTCGGTCTCAGCTCCGGCGCCTCGGCCGGAACCCTGCGCGTCGGCGCGACCCCGGTGCCCCACGCCGAGATCCTGAATTTCGTCAAGCCCGCCCTGGCCAAGCAGGGGGTGAATCTGGTCGTGCGCGAGTTCTCGGACTACGTGCAGCCCAACCTGGCCCTGGCCGACGGCAGCATTGACGTGAACTTCTTTCAGCACCTGCCGTACCTGACGGGCTTCCAGAAGAACCGCCCCCTGGGGCTGGTGCCCGGGGCCAAGATCCACGTCGAACCCATCGGGGTCTACAGCCGCCGGGTGACCAGCCTGAAGAGCCTGAAGACCGGGGCCACCATCGCCCTCCCCAACGACCCCAGCAACAGCGGCCGCGCCCTGAAGTTGCTGGAGCGCTCGGGCCTGATTCGCCTCAAGAAGGGCGCGGGGGTGCAGGCGACCGTGCTGGACATCACCAGCAACGTCAAGCGCCTGAAGTTCCGCGAGCTGGAAGCCGCGCAGCTCCCGCGCGCGCTGGGCGACGTGGACGCCGCCGTCATCAACACCAACTACGCGCTCGACGCGGGCCTGAACCCCCAAAGGGACGCCCTGCTGCTCGAAGACCGCCGCAGCCCCTACGCCAACCTGCTCGTGGCCCGGCCCGCCACCCTGAAAAATCCCGACTACCTCAAGCTGGTGCGGGCGCTCCAGAGTCCGGAGGTCAAGGCCTTCCTGCTGAAGAAGTACGGCGGGGCGGTCGTTCCGGCCTTCTGA
- a CDS encoding ATP-binding cassette domain-containing protein has translation MTASPAPIFSPPALAFEAVSKTYPGQPAPALRELTLTVPRGSRTGIIGRSGAGKSTLVRLVSGLDTPDAGRVRVQGQDLAALGAPERRARQARTGLVFQQFNLLAQRTALGNVTLPLELAGVPRVRREARARDLLAQVGLADLAGRYPAQLSGGQKQRVGIARALALDPDLLLADEATSALDPETSAGILALLTELQRERDLTLVVVTHQLEVVRAACTHVAVLDAGQLVESGETRPVLAAPGHPVTRALLEAHRPQVTLAPGETLRRVTLPGLDASTLGALAALGARLVQAEPHPQGVDAWLTLPASTPDLTASLARRPAGVGA, from the coding sequence ATGACCGCTTCCCCCGCCCCTATTTTTTCTCCTCCCGCCCTCGCCTTCGAGGCGGTGAGCAAGACCTACCCCGGCCAGCCCGCCCCGGCGCTGCGCGAGCTGACCCTCACGGTGCCGCGCGGCAGCCGCACCGGCATCATCGGCCGCAGCGGCGCGGGCAAAAGCACGCTGGTCCGGCTCGTCAGCGGTCTGGACACGCCCGACGCGGGCCGCGTGCGGGTGCAGGGCCAGGACCTCGCCGCGCTGGGCGCGCCGGAACGCCGGGCGCGGCAGGCGCGCACCGGGCTGGTGTTTCAGCAGTTCAACCTGCTCGCGCAGCGCACCGCCCTGGGCAACGTGACCCTGCCGCTGGAACTCGCCGGGGTGCCGCGCGTCCGCCGCGAGGCCCGCGCGCGCGACCTGCTCGCGCAGGTGGGGTTGGCCGACCTGGCGGGGCGCTACCCGGCGCAGCTCTCGGGCGGCCAGAAACAGCGGGTCGGCATCGCCCGCGCCCTGGCGCTGGACCCCGACCTCCTGCTGGCGGACGAGGCCACCAGTGCCCTGGACCCCGAGACGAGCGCCGGAATCCTGGCCCTGCTGACCGAATTGCAGCGCGAACGCGACCTGACCCTGGTGGTCGTCACCCACCAGCTGGAGGTCGTCCGCGCCGCCTGCACCCACGTCGCCGTGCTGGACGCCGGGCAGCTCGTCGAGAGCGGCGAGACGCGCCCGGTGCTCGCCGCGCCGGGGCACCCGGTCACCCGCGCCCTGCTGGAGGCGCACCGCCCGCAGGTGACGCTGGCTCCCGGCGAGACGCTGCGCCGCGTGACCCTGCCGGGCCTGGACGCCTCCACCCTGGGTGCCCTGGCCGCGCTGGGCGCCCGGCTGGTGCAGGCCGAGCCTCACCCTCAGGGGGTGGACGCCTGGCTGACGCTTCCGGCAAGCACCCCCGACCTCACCGCCTCTCTGGCCCGCCGCCCCGCCGGGGTGGGCGCATGA
- a CDS encoding methionine ABC transporter permease, giving the protein MTPDVLLPLLGQATLETVLMVLPAALIAQLLGTALGVALTLTRPGGLKPNRALHRLLDALVNVGRSLPFIILLVLLIPFTRLVTGTSIGPAAATVPLTVAAIPFVARLVDGALRDVPSGVAEAARALGTTTAQIVGKVLLPEARPALLHSFTVLLVSVIGFSAMAGAVGGGGLGDLAIRYGYQRFETGVMLATVAVLLLLVQGVQWLGDRAARRADHR; this is encoded by the coding sequence ATGACGCCGGATGTGCTGCTGCCGCTGCTGGGGCAAGCCACCCTGGAAACGGTCCTGATGGTGCTGCCCGCCGCCCTGATCGCCCAGCTGCTGGGCACGGCGCTGGGGGTGGCCCTGACGCTGACCCGCCCCGGCGGTCTGAAGCCGAACCGGGCGCTGCACCGCCTGCTGGACGCCTTGGTGAACGTGGGCCGCAGCCTGCCTTTCATCATCCTGCTGGTGCTGCTGATCCCCTTCACCCGGCTGGTGACCGGGACCAGCATCGGCCCGGCGGCCGCCACGGTGCCGCTGACGGTCGCCGCGATCCCCTTCGTGGCCCGGCTGGTGGACGGGGCGCTGCGCGACGTGCCCTCCGGCGTGGCCGAAGCCGCCCGCGCGCTGGGGACCACCACCGCCCAGATCGTCGGCAAGGTGCTGCTGCCCGAAGCCCGTCCCGCGCTGCTGCACAGCTTCACGGTGCTGCTGGTCAGCGTGATCGGCTTCAGCGCGATGGCCGGAGCGGTCGGCGGCGGCGGCCTGGGCGACCTCGCCATCCGCTACGGCTACCAGCGCTTCGAGACGGGCGTGATGCTCGCCACCGTCGCCGTGCTGCTCCTGCTCGTGCAGGGCGTGCAGTGGCTCGGTGACCGCGCCGCCCGCCGCGCCGACCACCGCTGA
- a CDS encoding TlpA family protein disulfide reductase has translation MLSSLPWPAPEDFVHGEALPPPAAWDRPGLVMVFNLECAGCVSRGLPFLKRLHAEHGERVRLLALHTSRGHRPLAREDVEPTLVKFARDFARLPFPVALDVSGDLARAWETEGTPHWLAFAPGGKLLRSVYGSQDNAQTRLAYLLEEQVGGGPGEEG, from the coding sequence ATGCTTTCTTCCCTGCCCTGGCCCGCACCCGAGGACTTCGTGCATGGCGAAGCCCTGCCCCCGCCCGCTGCCTGGGACCGCCCCGGCCTGGTGATGGTCTTTAACCTGGAATGCGCGGGGTGCGTGTCGCGCGGCCTTCCCTTTCTGAAGCGGCTGCACGCCGAACACGGCGAGCGGGTGCGGCTGCTGGCGCTGCACACCAGCCGGGGCCACCGCCCCCTGGCGCGGGAGGATGTGGAGCCGACGCTGGTGAAGTTCGCCCGCGACTTCGCCCGGCTGCCTTTCCCGGTCGCGCTCGACGTGTCCGGGGACCTCGCCCGCGCCTGGGAGACGGAGGGCACGCCCCACTGGCTGGCCTTTGCGCCCGGCGGTAAGCTCCTGCGCAGCGTGTACGGCAGCCAGGACAACGCCCAGACCCGCCTCGCGTACCTGCTGGAAGAACAGGTCGGAGGCGGGCCGGGGGAGGAGGGTTAG
- a CDS encoding PASTA domain-containing protein, which translates to MTGQAAVIDGKYEIVREVSREGHVTLSEVRAGEGVTRQVAWFDVTSPAARQGFHAYRAALRAVAPAGLTDVVARPGAYYAVWQPVTGTPLSEVAAQPVKHEETVQAVSALAAALAEHGYALPDADVVVEGRDVRVAYLRPAPPERTPEEVARLNAQALAALSGGRVRRQRRREPGAWLSFVPGLLLLGGAVYLGTQAARVYLNPPVREVAAVTGKPGQDAARSLTRAGFRVEYALGDAQGVPIGAVIRQDPAAGTNLPVGRLVTLTVNNPPSVPVPRLEELTVDQARTALRDGALALGKVIRADGTLTKTPQGRVIAQVPEAGATLERGQSVQLMVSTGVRGKETWLGNLTGLPYAAALQQVRVAGLVVTRVIQQPSDAPENTVLDQTPANYVRVPVGSPVVLTVATARASAPSQPTESLPLPPPPVPETPEPELGVPSEGDGGAPAVTPPAQTPTPETLTPETPAAGSTTPAPPPESLPEAPAAPEQLPAAPPADDAAAPPEAPPRTVNFRYEFPADLPAGNYTISVRDADGERELYGATDSSQFAGALAEGDEQVRGDAVFIIRRDGQEYATVTP; encoded by the coding sequence ATGACGGGGCAGGCGGCGGTGATCGACGGAAAATACGAGATCGTGCGGGAGGTGTCGCGCGAGGGGCACGTGACCCTCAGCGAGGTCCGGGCGGGCGAGGGCGTGACCCGGCAGGTCGCGTGGTTCGACGTGACCTCGCCCGCCGCGCGGCAGGGCTTTCACGCCTACCGCGCGGCCCTGCGCGCCGTGGCCCCGGCGGGCCTGACCGACGTGGTGGCGCGCCCCGGCGCCTACTACGCGGTGTGGCAGCCGGTGACGGGCACGCCCCTGTCCGAGGTCGCCGCCCAGCCGGTCAAGCACGAGGAGACGGTGCAGGCGGTGAGCGCCTTGGCCGCCGCGCTGGCCGAGCACGGCTACGCCCTGCCCGACGCCGACGTGGTCGTCGAGGGCCGCGACGTGCGGGTGGCCTACCTGCGCCCCGCGCCGCCAGAACGCACCCCCGAGGAGGTCGCCCGCCTCAACGCCCAGGCGCTGGCCGCGCTGAGCGGCGGCCGGGTGCGCCGCCAGCGCCGGCGCGAGCCGGGCGCGTGGCTGAGCTTCGTGCCGGGCCTGCTGCTGCTGGGCGGCGCCGTGTACCTGGGGACCCAGGCCGCGCGGGTCTACCTCAACCCCCCCGTGCGCGAGGTGGCCGCCGTAACCGGGAAACCCGGCCAGGACGCGGCCCGCAGCCTCACCCGGGCGGGCTTCCGGGTCGAGTACGCGCTGGGGGACGCGCAGGGCGTCCCTATCGGCGCCGTGATTCGCCAGGACCCCGCCGCCGGGACCAACCTCCCGGTGGGCCGACTGGTCACGCTGACCGTCAATAACCCGCCCTCGGTGCCGGTGCCCCGGCTGGAGGAACTCACGGTGGACCAGGCCCGCACCGCGCTGCGGGACGGGGCGCTCGCGCTGGGCAAGGTCATCCGCGCCGACGGTACCCTCACCAAGACGCCCCAGGGCCGCGTGATCGCGCAGGTGCCCGAGGCGGGGGCCACCCTGGAGCGCGGCCAGTCGGTGCAGCTGATGGTCTCGACCGGCGTACGCGGCAAGGAGACCTGGCTGGGCAACCTGACGGGCCTGCCTTACGCGGCCGCTCTCCAGCAGGTCCGCGTTGCCGGTCTGGTCGTGACCCGCGTCATTCAGCAGCCCAGTGACGCCCCCGAGAACACCGTGCTGGACCAGACGCCGGCCAACTACGTGCGGGTTCCGGTCGGCAGCCCGGTCGTGCTGACGGTCGCCACCGCCCGCGCCAGCGCGCCCAGCCAGCCCACCGAGAGCCTGCCGCTGCCCCCGCCCCCGGTGCCCGAGACCCCCGAGCCAGAACTGGGCGTTCCCAGCGAAGGGGACGGCGGCGCGCCTGCGGTCACGCCCCCGGCCCAGACGCCGACGCCAGAGACGCTGACCCCGGAGACGCCCGCCGCCGGGTCCACGACGCCTGCGCCCCCGCCCGAGAGCCTGCCCGAGGCCCCCGCCGCGCCCGAGCAGTTGCCTGCGGCTCCCCCCGCCGACGACGCGGCGGCTCCCCCGGAGGCCCCCCCGCGCACCGTGAATTTCCGCTACGAGTTTCCCGCCGACCTGCCAGCGGGCAACTACACCATCTCGGTGCGCGACGCCGACGGCGAGCGCGAGCTGTACGGGGCCACCGACAGCAGCCAGTTCGCGGGTGCGCTGGCCGAGGGTGACGAGCAGGTGCGCGGCGACGCCGTGTTCATCATCCGCCGTGACGGCCAGGAGTATGCCACCGTCACGCCGTAG
- a CDS encoding ADP-ribosylglycohydrolase family protein: protein MTTHPHLHTLLSLTAADALGAATEFKTPEAIRAQYGAEFRDYQPGSVFGFAPGEGTDDSQMTVATLLGYARGGGLEGVLAALREWLGAGPPDVGSLTRAALSHGRLDGGARAWTQSGHQSAGNGGLMRVAAVWIAGFREGDLARESATVTALTHTDPRCVAASVFLTAFLEALAGGLPYRPAAEAALGVMDGLDSRAVLVEAGLLGLDTRAAHDAFRAGDRAAHTQVRARVRAALDGHVTSQSGFVLDTLEAAVAHARAETWQAGVERAVLGGDDSDTVACVVGAVVGARGLALPAHLLPPLRLGHSWPGWERGWRCVERFPALVEGARARA, encoded by the coding sequence GTGACCACCCACCCACACCTGCACACGCTGCTCTCGCTGACCGCCGCCGACGCGCTGGGAGCGGCAACCGAGTTCAAGACGCCGGAGGCGATCCGTGCCCAGTACGGCGCAGAGTTCCGCGACTACCAGCCGGGCAGCGTGTTCGGCTTTGCTCCTGGCGAGGGCACCGACGACAGCCAGATGACGGTGGCGACCCTGCTGGGCTACGCGCGGGGTGGGGGGCTGGAGGGTGTCCTCGCCGCGCTGCGCGAGTGGCTGGGGGCCGGGCCGCCCGACGTGGGCAGCCTGACCCGCGCGGCGCTGTCCCACGGCAGGCTGGACGGGGGCGCGCGGGCCTGGACGCAGAGCGGCCACCAGAGCGCCGGGAATGGCGGCCTGATGCGGGTGGCCGCCGTATGGATCGCGGGCTTCCGGGAGGGGGACCTGGCGCGCGAGTCGGCCACGGTCACGGCCCTGACGCACACGGACCCGCGCTGCGTGGCCGCCAGCGTCTTTCTGACCGCCTTTCTGGAGGCGCTGGCGGGCGGCCTGCCCTACCGCCCCGCCGCCGAGGCCGCCCTGGGGGTGATGGACGGCCTCGACAGCCGCGCGGTGCTGGTCGAGGCCGGGCTGCTGGGGCTGGACACCCGCGCCGCGCACGACGCCTTCCGTGCCGGGGACCGCGCGGCCCACACCCAGGTGCGCGCCCGCGTCCGCGCCGCACTGGACGGCCACGTCACCTCGCAAAGCGGCTTTGTGCTCGACACGCTGGAGGCGGCGGTCGCCCACGCGCGGGCCGAGACCTGGCAGGCGGGCGTGGAGCGGGCCGTGCTGGGCGGCGACGACAGCGACACGGTGGCCTGCGTGGTGGGCGCCGTCGTGGGGGCGCGCGGGCTGGCGCTTCCGGCGCACCTGCTCCCGCCCCTGCGCCTGGGCCACAGCTGGCCGGGCTGGGAGCGCGGTTGGCGCTGCGTGGAACGTTTTCCGGCGCTGGTCGAGGGGGCGCGTGCGCGGGCCTGA
- a CDS encoding NAD-dependent succinate-semialdehyde dehydrogenase, with product MTLDTPHPGKTASDSAERTYATVNPYTGETLREFPALDSAEVIPTVERAHQAYLAWRERPVAERAAVVRRAGELMLERTDELAALITLEMGKLRREARGEVALAASILAYYGEQGPGFLEPEALPVERGEAAVVHAPLGVLLGIQPWNFPLYQVARFAGPNLVVGNTVLLKHAEICPQSALALETLFRDAGAPEGVYTNLFLKISDVETVIAHPAVQGVSLTGSERAGASVAEIAGRHLKKCVLELGGSDPFIVLDAPDLDRTVKAAAAGRLGNTGQSCIAAKRLMVVDGLYDAFVEKLGQAFAALHPGDPADPATRLGPLSSERAARDLHAQVQDAVQQGATVVTGGGRPDLPGAFVDATVLTGVRPGMRAYSEELFGPVAVVYRVADEDEAVALANASAYGLGGAVFCSDPERARRVADRLDSGMVWINHPTSSQADLPFGGVKNSGYGRELSRMGMFEFTNRKLVRTLPAGGGVGRVAG from the coding sequence ATGACCCTGGACACCCCCCACCCCGGCAAGACCGCCAGCGACTCCGCCGAGCGGACCTACGCGACCGTCAATCCCTACACCGGCGAGACCCTGCGCGAGTTTCCTGCCCTGGATTCGGCGGAGGTGATTCCCACCGTCGAGCGCGCCCATCAGGCTTACCTCGCGTGGCGCGAGCGGCCGGTGGCCGAGCGGGCGGCGGTCGTGCGCCGGGCGGGGGAGCTGATGCTCGAGCGCACCGACGAGCTGGCCGCGCTGATCACCCTGGAGATGGGCAAGCTGCGGCGCGAGGCGCGCGGCGAGGTGGCCCTGGCCGCCAGCATCCTGGCGTACTACGGGGAGCAGGGGCCGGGCTTTCTGGAGCCGGAAGCCCTGCCCGTCGAGCGGGGCGAGGCGGCGGTGGTTCACGCGCCGCTGGGCGTGCTGCTGGGCATCCAGCCCTGGAACTTCCCGCTGTACCAGGTCGCGCGCTTCGCGGGGCCGAATCTGGTGGTGGGCAACACGGTGCTGCTCAAGCACGCCGAGATCTGCCCGCAGTCGGCGCTGGCGCTGGAGACGCTGTTCCGCGACGCCGGAGCGCCCGAGGGCGTCTACACCAACCTGTTTCTGAAGATCAGCGACGTGGAGACGGTGATCGCCCACCCGGCGGTGCAGGGCGTGTCCCTCACCGGCAGCGAGCGGGCGGGGGCCAGCGTGGCCGAGATCGCGGGCCGCCACCTGAAAAAGTGCGTGCTGGAACTGGGCGGCAGCGATCCCTTTATCGTCCTCGACGCGCCGGACCTGGACCGCACGGTCAAGGCGGCGGCGGCCGGGCGGCTGGGCAACACCGGACAAAGCTGCATCGCGGCCAAGCGGCTGATGGTGGTGGACGGGCTGTACGACGCCTTTGTCGAGAAGCTGGGGCAGGCATTTGCCGCGCTGCATCCCGGCGACCCCGCCGACCCCGCCACCCGCCTGGGGCCGCTGTCCTCGGAGCGGGCCGCGCGGGACCTGCACGCCCAGGTGCAGGACGCTGTTCAGCAGGGCGCCACCGTGGTCACGGGCGGCGGGCGGCCCGACTTGCCCGGCGCCTTCGTGGACGCGACGGTGCTCACCGGGGTCCGGCCCGGCATGCGCGCCTACTCGGAAGAGCTGTTCGGCCCAGTCGCGGTCGTCTACCGGGTCGCGGACGAAGACGAGGCGGTGGCGCTCGCCAACGCGTCCGCCTACGGCCTGGGGGGCGCGGTGTTTTGCAGCGATCCCGAGCGGGCGCGGCGGGTGGCCGACCGGCTCGACAGCGGCATGGTCTGGATCAACCACCCCACCTCCTCGCAGGCGGACCTCCCCTTCGGCGGAGTCAAGAACTCCGGCTACGGGCGCGAGCTGTCGCGGATGGGCATGTTCGAGTTCACCAACCGCAAGCTGGTGCGGACCCTCCCGGCGGGTGGGGGCGTGGGCCGGGTCGCGGGCTGA
- a CDS encoding nucleotidyltransferase family protein has protein sequence MRGPELGVPELTAPQFLEVIRRNPVNAAILDRLPALGAPQAHLVAGALFQTVWNVRSGRPPGEGIRDYDLFYWDADPSYEAEDAVIRRAALLFGDLDVRIEVRNQARVHLWFPQKHGVTRPPIRSAREGIRQFLVECTCVGVDARGELYAPCGLADLAAGILRPNGHNHTPGLYAAKVADYRARWPWLREGRGSPQEEPSRPPAP, from the coding sequence GTGCGCGGGCCTGAGCTGGGGGTGCCGGAGCTGACCGCGCCGCAGTTCCTCGAAGTGATCCGGCGCAACCCGGTCAACGCGGCGATTCTGGACCGGCTCCCCGCGCTGGGGGCGCCGCAGGCCCACCTCGTCGCGGGGGCGCTGTTTCAGACGGTCTGGAACGTGCGCAGCGGGCGGCCCCCGGGAGAGGGCATCCGCGACTACGACCTGTTCTACTGGGACGCCGACCCCAGCTACGAGGCCGAGGACGCCGTGATTCGCCGCGCCGCCCTGCTCTTCGGGGACCTGGACGTCCGCATCGAAGTCCGCAACCAGGCCCGCGTTCACCTGTGGTTTCCCCAGAAACACGGGGTCACGCGCCCGCCGATCCGCAGCGCCCGCGAGGGCATCCGGCAGTTTCTGGTCGAATGCACCTGCGTCGGGGTGGACGCACGGGGCGAGCTGTACGCCCCCTGCGGGCTGGCCGACCTGGCCGCCGGAATCCTGCGGCCCAACGGGCACAACCATACGCCGGGCCTCTACGCCGCCAAGGTCGCGGACTACCGCGCCCGCTGGCCCTGGCTGCGGGAGGGCAGGGGCAGCCCGCAGGAGGAACCGTCACGCCCTCCGGCACCCTGA
- a CDS encoding AzlC family ABC transporter permease — MSASAGAFWPPFWRGFRALTPLWLGLIPFAVAYAVTARAAGLGLWETQLMSLTVFAGASQFAAAGLFAGGASAWGIVATTFLLNARHVLYGLSLARQVPLSRPQRTLAAQFLTDEAYGVAVVHGPREPGGLSFAFLLGAELSLYAVWNAATLAGALAGAVLPDPAALGVGVIFPLAFLGLLVPLLRDRKAVLVALASGLGAWGLARALPGGLVVLLAGVGGALLGAWLVTRGSGAGAEGQVPEAQPSEVQP, encoded by the coding sequence GTGAGTGCTTCCGCTGGTGCTTTCTGGCCCCCGTTCTGGCGCGGCTTCCGTGCCCTGACGCCGCTGTGGTTGGGCCTGATTCCTTTTGCGGTGGCCTACGCGGTCACCGCGCGGGCGGCGGGTCTGGGCCTGTGGGAGACGCAACTGATGAGCCTGACCGTGTTCGCGGGCGCCTCGCAGTTCGCCGCCGCCGGGCTGTTCGCGGGCGGGGCCTCGGCGTGGGGGATCGTCGCCACCACCTTCTTGCTCAACGCCCGGCACGTCCTGTACGGCCTGAGCCTGGCGCGGCAGGTGCCGCTGAGCCGGCCGCAGCGCACCCTGGCCGCACAGTTCCTGACCGACGAGGCGTATGGGGTGGCGGTGGTCCACGGCCCGCGCGAGCCGGGGGGCCTGAGTTTTGCCTTTCTGCTGGGGGCCGAACTCAGCCTGTACGCCGTGTGGAACGCCGCCACGCTGGCGGGCGCGCTGGCCGGCGCCGTGCTCCCCGACCCCGCCGCGCTGGGGGTGGGCGTGATTTTCCCGCTGGCCTTCCTGGGGCTGCTGGTGCCGCTGCTGAGAGACCGCAAAGCCGTGCTGGTCGCCCTCGCGTCGGGCCTGGGGGCCTGGGGCCTCGCGCGCGCGCTGCCCGGCGGCCTGGTGGTGCTGCTCGCCGGGGTGGGCGGGGCGCTGTTGGGGGCCTGGCTGGTCACCCGGGGTTCAGGGGCGGGAGCCGAGGGCCAAGTGCCGGAGGCTCAGCCGTCAGAGGTGCAGCCGTGA
- a CDS encoding PadR family transcriptional regulator gives MNPDLLRGNLDLILLSLLETRPLYGFAIIQQARERTEGYFDFKEGSLYPALHRLEQAGLLRAEPGEVGRNGKPRKYYALTDRGRETLREKREEFRAFSGAVTRLAGGGT, from the coding sequence ATGAACCCCGACCTGCTGCGCGGCAACCTCGACCTGATTCTGCTCTCGCTGCTGGAGACGCGGCCCCTCTACGGCTTCGCCATCATCCAGCAGGCGCGCGAGCGGACGGAGGGCTACTTCGACTTCAAGGAAGGCAGCCTGTATCCGGCGCTGCACCGGCTGGAGCAGGCCGGGCTGCTGCGCGCCGAACCCGGCGAGGTGGGGCGCAACGGCAAGCCGCGCAAGTACTACGCCCTGACCGACCGGGGCCGCGAGACGCTGCGCGAGAAGCGCGAGGAATTTCGCGCCTTTTCCGGCGCCGTGACCCGGCTGGCCGGAGGCGGGACATGA